In Clostridium swellfunianum, a genomic segment contains:
- a CDS encoding ABC transporter ATP-binding protein has protein sequence MNIIEVNNLTKNYGTARGINNISFNVEEGEIFGFIGPNGAGKSTTIRTLLSLIYPTSGSAKIFGKDCIKYGAEIKREIGYLPSEVFYYDKMKVIDLLKYSASFYKKDCSKRMKELAEIMDLDLNKKIDDLSYGNRKKVGIVQGLLHEPKLVILDEPTGGLDPLMQQRFFDLLQEENRKGTTILFSSHILSEVQRMCNRVAIIKEGKIIHIQKINTLRENSYKRIKLETPVRVSSEYFRLSGVTNIEVQGNTIDFLFKGDLNVILKKLSELRVSNLLIEEPSLEEIFMHYYGKEN, from the coding sequence ATGAATATTATTGAAGTTAATAATCTGACCAAAAACTATGGAACTGCACGAGGTATCAATAATATATCTTTTAATGTTGAAGAAGGTGAAATTTTTGGTTTCATTGGTCCAAATGGTGCCGGAAAGTCTACTACAATCAGGACTTTATTATCACTCATATATCCAACCAGCGGCAGCGCTAAAATATTCGGTAAAGACTGTATAAAATATGGCGCTGAGATTAAAAGGGAAATAGGTTATTTGCCATCTGAAGTATTCTATTATGACAAGATGAAGGTTATAGATCTTTTGAAATACTCTGCTAGTTTCTATAAAAAAGATTGCAGTAAAAGAATGAAAGAATTAGCTGAAATAATGGACTTGGATTTGAATAAAAAAATTGATGATTTATCCTATGGAAATAGAAAGAAGGTGGGTATCGTCCAAGGTTTATTACATGAACCAAAGCTTGTGATCCTTGATGAACCTACCGGAGGGTTAGATCCATTAATGCAGCAAAGGTTCTTTGACCTTCTTCAGGAAGAGAATAGAAAAGGCACGACTATTTTATTTTCATCACATATTCTAAGTGAAGTACAGAGAATGTGCAACCGCGTAGCAATCATCAAAGAAGGAAAAATTATCCACATTCAGAAGATTAATACCTTAAGAGAAAACAGCTACAAAAGAATCAAATTAGAAACGCCGGTAAGGGTAAGCAGTGAATATTTTAGACTCAGTGGTGTAACTAACATAGAGGTACAAGGTAACACAATTGATTTCTTATTCAAGGGTGATCTAAATGTAATCCTTAAAAAACTTTCAGAATTAAGAGTCTCTAATTTACTTATAGAGGAGCCAAGCCTTGAAGAAATCTTCATGCATTATTACGGAAAGGAGAATTAA